The following is a genomic window from Saprospiraceae bacterium.
CCTTACCTATTGCTTTGGCATATCCTGAAGCAGAAATTATAGCCATAGACGCAGGCGCACCCATGCTCAGATACGGTGCTGCCCGTGCAAGCGCTCTTGGTGTAAAAAATGTAACCTTTGTACAAATGGATGCTGAAAATATGGGAGAAATAGCGGATGCCAGCTTTGATTGGGTTCAATCTACCATGGTTCTACATGAAACCGGCGGCAAAGCAATTCATAATATTTTCGGCGAAATAAAAAGAGTGCTTGCTCCGGGTGGACTGAATTTGCACATAGAGCAGCCACAATATACTCCGGAGATGAGTTATTATGAGCAGTTTATGCGGGATTGGGATGCTTTTTACAACGCCGAGCCATATTGGGGACATATGCATGATCTTGCACCATCTGCATTGATGCAGGAAGCTGGTGTGTCAGAAAATGATTTTATGCAGGTAGGTGTAAAAGCGGTCAATGATCTTGATGACAAAAAACAGGATGGCAAAATTACCGAAGATTTTGGCAGGACTCCGATTTGGAATGTATTTGGTGGATGGAAAAAGTCATAATTTGTTTTCTTAAAAAATTTTCAAAAAATTAGTAAAATGGATAATAACGAATTGTCATCATCACATTCAGGAGGTACAGTGATTTCTGAAGATTTTGATACTTCAGGCATCAACGACATTCTGATGGCAGGGGACAAAGCTAAAGGTGGAAGACCCTATTTTTTGAATGATCCTGCTGTAGAAAGAGTACTGAATATAACCATGGCAGTGGCAACGGAATTGGCTGTAGCAAGGGAGCGTATTGATACACTAGAGAGAATTCTGGAAAGCAAGGGCATCATCAGCAGAAAAGAGATTGAAGATTTTGTTCCGACAGATGCGCAGGGAGAAGAAAGACAACTTTGGCATGCACGCTATGCAGCCCGTATAATGCGGATAGTGCAGCAGGAAATAGATGCAGTGGCGCATCCTGAAAACAATAAAGACATGCACCGGATTGCTGATGAAATCAATGAAATGTAATGCATTCTGTCAAGGAATTTATAGATAAATTTTATCAAGCTATCATAGATAAGGAAGTAGCAGAAATCATCAATTCCTATCATGTCGGCGATGATACTTATGTCATATTGGAAGGGCCCAGACTTTCCACCAAAGGGTATGAAAATATAGCTCCGGGATGGAGAGATTTTTGTAATAGCGCCATTGTCCTAAAAAGTATTGAATGGCTGGAAGGACCGTTTACTTTTGAACAGTCAGATAGCGCCACCTTAGCGGGTGTGATTCGTTTGATTGGAAATATCGGAAAAGATAAAACCTTTGATAACACATTCAGGGCAAGTTTTTTGTTACTGAAAGATCAGGAGAGTTACAAAATCATCCACGAGCATGTATCCGGAGCTTTAGCAGATCCTTATGGTATCGGAGACTGGAAAAATCAAAATAAGGATTGAATTTTAAAATAATCAGCGTATGTATAAGTCATTTATTTTTATAGTATTCAGCATTTTTGTTTTGAACAAAGGGATTGGGCAGGAATCAACTCCTCAAACAGGAATTTCAGGAGTCTATGAAGTAGTACTTGCGGTAAAAGACGTCAATTATTCCATCAAATACTGGAATGAATTCGGTTTTAAAGTCATCGACAGTACATCGATATCTGCAGAGACTGCTTTCGTGCTTTATGGTGTTAAATCCGCATTGAAATCATATCGAATGCAAAATGGAAATATCGATAGTCATGGACTGCTTAGACTTTGGAAATGGGAAAAATCGTTGGGTGATGGTATCGGATACAGTGAGCCAGAAACCATAGGATCGCGTATGGCTGTAATGAAAACCAATGATATCATGCGCCTGTACGATGTGTATGAATTTTTGCGACAGAATAAAAAACCATGGCTGCCAACGGAGCCGATTACTGATGACTTGTTCGGATTGAACAAAGGAGATAGGGACTTCCTGAAAAGGCCGGTTTTAGTTCGGGAAAATGCTGTTTATGGTGAATATTTCAATCATGTATTTTTCCAGCGTTATGGGTATGAAATTCCAGGTTATGGTACGATACATCCGGACACTCCTTTGAAGACGAGCGAGTTTACCCACCATGATTGGATTATTGGTGGTAAAGACATGGAGTCACTCAAATATATCACCGAAGTATTGGGGTTTAAAGCAGAAGCAGCACCAGAAATAAATGGAGATTATTCCAAAGGGCCTAAGCGCGTATTTATCATGCCCGACGGTTACAGCCAT
Proteins encoded in this region:
- a CDS encoding nuclear transport factor 2 family protein, which encodes MHSVKEFIDKFYQAIIDKEVAEIINSYHVGDDTYVILEGPRLSTKGYENIAPGWRDFCNSAIVLKSIEWLEGPFTFEQSDSATLAGVIRLIGNIGKDKTFDNTFRASFLLLKDQESYKIIHEHVSGALADPYGIGDWKNQNKD